The Bradyrhizobium sp. WSM471 genome includes the window CTCGCCGAACGCCGCGTCGGCGGCGCCGACCTCACCTTCCGCTTTCCGCGCAGCTGGCTGTCGCAATGGCGCGATGCGGCGGAAGCGATGGAGAAGCTGACGGCGCAACTGCGCGGCCCGAAGGGCTGAGCGGGGCTTCTCGGCCCGACTTCGGCTTGGGCTGGAGCCCGTAAACCAAAAACTGCGAAAACAACCCCATGCACAGTAGCCAAGCATTGGCGCCATCGAGCATTTCGTCTTTTTCGAACGAGCGTTGACCCGTCGGGCAAAACAGGAGCACAATGGGCAACATGGGAAGATCGATTTGAATATGCCGTTGGGTATTCCACCCGATAGCGGAATTGTCCGGATCGCCGTAGCGATGTGTGACTGGCATCACTGATCATAGATTGCTTTTTGGCTATCCTGCGAAATAATCTGACGCGATTGCATTCGGGGGCTGGAATGCGGCTTCGGCTGTTTGGTTTGTTGATTATTGCGAGCTGGCTTACGACTTGGCTTGGAACCGGCGCGGCGCTGGCCGAGAAGCGCGTCGCGCTCGTCATCGGCAACTCGGCCTACAAGAACGTGGGGAGGCTCGCGAATCCCGCGAACGATGCGGCGCTGGTCGGCGGCATGTTCAGGAAGGCTGGGTTCGATACGGTCGACGTCAAGCTCGACCTGACCGTAGTCGACATGCGCAAGGCGCTGCGGGAGTTCGGCAACAAGGTCCGAGAGGCGGACGTTGCTGTCGTCTACTACGCCGGCCATGGCATCGAGCTTGACGGCACCAACTATCTGATCCCGACCGATGGCGCCCTGGAGACCGATACCGATGTTCTCGACGAGGCGTTTTCGCTCGACCGGGTGCTGTTTGCGGTCGAACCAGCCAAGCAACTGCGCCTCGTCATCCTGGATGCCTGCCGCGACAATCCCTTCGCCAAGACGATGAAGCGTACGATAGCCTCGCGGGCCATCGGACGCGGCCTTGCCAAGGTGGAGCCGACCAGCCCGAACACGATGGTCGCCTTCGCGGCCAAGGCGGGCTCAACTGCGTCCGATGGCGATACGAAGCACAGCCCGTTTGCCACAGCTCTGGTTGAACGCCTGCCCACGCCGGGGCTCGACCTGGGCAAGGCCTTTCGATTCATTCGCGATGATGTGCTCAAGACCACCGGCAACAAGCAGGAGCCTTTCGTTTACGGCTCGCTCGGCGGTGACGACGTGGCCCTTGTTCCGGCCAAGCCGGTCGCGACCGGGCCGCAAGCGAATCCCCAAGATGCAGTTCGCCGCGATTACGAGCTGGCACTGCAGGCAGGTGATCGCGACGCATGGGAAGCGTTCCTCCAAGCCTACCCTGAGGGTTTTTACGCGAACCTTGCGCGGGTGCAATTGAAGAAGATCGGGGCCGAAGATGCCCGCGCCATCGCAGCAGAGAAAGCCAAGCAGGCTGAAGACGAGAAGGCGCGGCTCGTGGCAGAGCGCGCCAAGAAGGCTGAGCAGGACAAGGCTGCGGCCGCGGCGAAGGCTGCCGAAGATGCCCGCATTGCGGCCGAGAAGGCCAAGCAGGTCGAAGAGGCCAAGGCGGCGGCCGCCGAGCAGCGCAGGAAGGATGCAGAAGCAGCCGTCGCCAAGGCGCTGGCCGACAAGCAGGCTGCCGAAAAGACGCTCGCGGAAAAGATTGCAAACGACAAGGCGGCTGCCGAGCCGGCGAAACAGGCGGCTGAGAAGGCCCAGCGTGACGGTGAACAGAAGGTCGCGGCCGTGGCCCCGACCCAGTCGCCGCCCTCTCGCTCGCCCCAGGAGACCGCCAAACTCGTGCAGTCAGAACTGCGCCGAGTCGGCTGTCTCGCGAGCAATGCGGACGGCGAGTGGAATGCGACCTCGCAGCGCTCGCTGACCCTGTTCAACAAGCATGCCGGCACGAAGTTCGACGCCAAGCTGGCGAGCTTCGAGGCGCTCGACGCCATCAAGGCAAAGCCGGGGCGGGTCTGCCCGTTGGTCTGCAACCGCGGCTTCAGGGCCGATGGCGATAATTGCGTCAAGATCGCCTGCGGCGCCGGCTATCGCATCAATGACGACAATGAGTGCGAGAAGGTTCAGGACAAGAAACCTGTTGCGACGCGCGAGAATAACAAACCGCGCGACGACGAGCGGAAGAAGGTCGAAGGAGCCCCCGCGAAGCCGCAAGCTAGTGGACAGATGATCTGTGGGCGGGCTAGTTGCAGGCCGGTGGGTCCGGGCTGCCGCCTCGAATCAAGAAGCCAAAACGGCGGCCAGCTTGTTAACTTCGAAGTCTGCAACTAAGACGAGTGCAGTGCGAGCAAAAAACCTGCACCTGAATCCTGTTGTTGGCGCCCCCTACGCACCGATGAATGCAGCCGTCGGCCCCGATCACGAGGTTGAGTGGAGCCGCACCGTCGCAGTTTAGGGCGAACTTCGTCGGCGCGTTCTTCGGGTGCAATGATCTCGTCATAAAAGACGATCTCAGTGGAACCACGGAAGACTCTGGATTTGCTTCGCTCAATGATGCTGTGGAGAGAGCGCGCCTCTGTCATCGATGCAGGGCTCTCGCATATGACTGATGAGCGGCGGCTTGCGTGCACGCCTCGCCTTCTAGACGGCGCTTACGCGTCTCCTCGGGATGAGTCTAATCGGCGTCAGTGCCGGTTGAAGCTGCGACCGCGCAGGCCGCCCTCATGCCTGGGGAGCCGGCCTAATCCGTTACGAGCGAAGCCTCCGCTTCGCTCGTAACGACGGAGTAAAAACAACTATTCCTGATCGACCAGATCGTCCTCGAGGATCGCCATCTGGAACTGGAACGAGCGATCGTCGTCCTCGTCATCGACGAAGAGCACACCGATGAATTCCTCGCCGATATAGACCTCGGCGGAATCATCCTTCTTTGGCCGCGGCACGACGCGGATCTTGGGATTGCCGAATACGCGCTTCAAATACGCGTCGAGCTTCCTAACTTCCTTGACGTCCACGGCAAGTCTCCAATCGAAATCTGGGTTGGCGCGGGTTTTAGGACGAGACGCGACCAACCGCCAGCATGAATTGCCAAAGAATTTGGGGGCCGAAAGAGGTGGAAAACCCCGCCCTTCCGACAAGCTCGAAGTCCCGTCTCAAAGTCCCATGGCGTTGATCATCTGATCCATGGTGCGCGACGGCTCGGCGCAGCCGGCTTCGCCGACGACCTTGGCGGGCACGCCTGCGACCGTGACGTTGTGCGGCACGGGTTTGACCACGACCGAGCCCGCCGCGATGCGCGCGCAATGACCGATCTCGATGTTGCCGAGGATCTTCGCGCCGGCCCCGATCAGGACGCCGTGGCGGATTTTCGGATGACGGTCCTCGTTCTCCTTGCCGGTGCCGCCGAGCGTGACGCCATGCAGGATCGAGACGTCGTCCTCGATAAGTGCCGTCTCACCGCAGACGAAACCGGTGGCGTGATCGAGGAAGATGCCGCGGCCGATGCGCGCCGCGGGATTGATGTCGGTCTGGAATACCGCAGACGCCCGGCTCTGCAGATAATACGCAAAATCCTTGCGGCCCTTCAGATAAAGCCAATGCGCGAGGCGGTGGGTCTGGATGGCGTGAAAGCCCTTGAAATAGAGCAAGGGATCGATGAAGCGCGAGGTCGCGGGGTCGCGGTCGTAAACGGCGACGAGATCGGCGCGGAAGGCGTTGCCGAGATCGGGATCGTCGCGCAGCGCCTCGTCATAGGTCTGGCGCACGAGATCGCCCGACAGAGCGGAGTGATCGAGCCGGTCGGCGACACGATGGATAACCGCATCTTCCAGGCGGCTGTGATGCAGCACCGTCGAATAGATGAAGGTCGCAAGCTCCGGCTCGCGATGGACGATGTCCTCCGCTTCGCCGCGGATCCGATCCCAGATCGGATCAAGCGTTGCGAGCTTTCCTCCCGGATTGACCTGATGCACTGCCATGAGATCTGCTCTTTCGAATTGGCTCGTTTCGGTGGTTCTATAACACAGTCTAGGCGACAAAGTCCTGACGGGCTTGCCTGAGAGTGAACAGTGCGTTGCCCCGCGGAAGTATACCAACGCGTTGAATCAAAACACTTTCTTCCGACACTCCGGGGGGCAAGGTCGGCTCAAAATGGTCAGGGTTTCGCCAAATTCAAGCGGGGCGGCGTCAAACTATTGGTGAATTCCGCCTCAACCGTTA containing:
- a CDS encoding caspase family protein; the protein is MRLRLFGLLIIASWLTTWLGTGAALAEKRVALVIGNSAYKNVGRLANPANDAALVGGMFRKAGFDTVDVKLDLTVVDMRKALREFGNKVREADVAVVYYAGHGIELDGTNYLIPTDGALETDTDVLDEAFSLDRVLFAVEPAKQLRLVILDACRDNPFAKTMKRTIASRAIGRGLAKVEPTSPNTMVAFAAKAGSTASDGDTKHSPFATALVERLPTPGLDLGKAFRFIRDDVLKTTGNKQEPFVYGSLGGDDVALVPAKPVATGPQANPQDAVRRDYELALQAGDRDAWEAFLQAYPEGFYANLARVQLKKIGAEDARAIAAEKAKQAEDEKARLVAERAKKAEQDKAAAAAKAAEDARIAAEKAKQVEEAKAAAAEQRRKDAEAAVAKALADKQAAEKTLAEKIANDKAAAEPAKQAAEKAQRDGEQKVAAVAPTQSPPSRSPQETAKLVQSELRRVGCLASNADGEWNATSQRSLTLFNKHAGTKFDAKLASFEALDAIKAKPGRVCPLVCNRGFRADGDNCVKIACGAGYRINDDNECEKVQDKKPVATRENNKPRDDERKKVEGAPAKPQASGQMICGRASCRPVGPGCRLESRSQNGGQLVNFEVCN
- a CDS encoding DUF3126 family protein — translated: MDVKEVRKLDAYLKRVFGNPKIRVVPRPKKDDSAEVYIGEEFIGVLFVDDEDDDRSFQFQMAILEDDLVDQE
- the cysE gene encoding serine O-acetyltransferase, whose translation is MAVHQVNPGGKLATLDPIWDRIRGEAEDIVHREPELATFIYSTVLHHSRLEDAVIHRVADRLDHSALSGDLVRQTYDEALRDDPDLGNAFRADLVAVYDRDPATSRFIDPLLYFKGFHAIQTHRLAHWLYLKGRKDFAYYLQSRASAVFQTDINPAARIGRGIFLDHATGFVCGETALIEDDVSILHGVTLGGTGKENEDRHPKIRHGVLIGAGAKILGNIEIGHCARIAAGSVVVKPVPHNVTVAGVPAKVVGEAGCAEPSRTMDQMINAMGL